In the Nitrospiria bacterium genome, CTTGTACACCTCCCCTCTTGGGTTTATCCGATTTACTGCACCAATCAAATTGACGATGAATTCGCCATCGGTTCATACCATCAACATCCCGCCGTTGACATGCAGGACGTGTCCCGTTATATATCCGGCCTCCTCCGATACCAGAAATCGAACCGCATGGGCGATGTCCTGGGGCGTCCCAAGGCGGCCCAGGGGAATCTGTTTCATCAAACCCTCCCGAACCTCGGACGACAGGTTCTGGGTCATCGCCGTGTCGATGAAGCCGGGCGCCACTGCATTGGCGGTGATTCCCCGGCCGGCGTATTCGCGCGCCACGGACTTTGTAAATCCGATCAACGCGGCCTTCGATGCGGCGTAGTTGGCCTGCCCCGCATTGCCCATCACCCCCACGATCGACGCGATGTTGACGATCCTCCCTCTTCGCTGCTTGCTCATCAGGGGCAACACCGATTTCGTGCAGTGAAAGGCCCCCTTTAAATTTACGTTCAAGACCAGATCCCAGTCTTCCTCTTTCATCCGAAGAAGAAGGCCGTCACGGGTGATGCCGGCGTTGTTGATCAGGATATCGATCCGACCGAACTCCCGGATCGCCCGATCGACCATCCCGGCCACACCCTTGCCGTCGGTCACATCGGCCCCCACCGCCAGGCATCGGCGACCGGAGGTGGCCAGCTCATCGGCCGTCTGCTTCGCCTCCCCCAGATTGACGTCGGAGATGACCAAATGGGCGCCGTCTTGAATCAGGCTCTGTGAAATCGCTTTTCCGATGCCTCGGGCGCCTCCCGTGACAATGGCCACGCGTTCCTTTAAAGTCATGTTACCCTTTCGCTCCAATGAGTGACCCCTGGATTAAGCGGCCAGTGCACCGAGGGTCTCCTCCAAACTTTCCGGGTCCTCAATGTGATACGTTCTCGCCTCTTTGGCGATCCGCTTGACCAAACCGGACAAAACCGTCCCCGGTCCGATCTCGACAAACGTGGTGATTCCCTCTTGAACCATGCGTTGAATGGTATCGACCCAGAGAACGGGGGAGGCCAATTGCCGAACCAGCGCCTCCTTCGCCAAATCACCGGAGGTGATCGGCACGGCGTCCACATTCGTCACGACCGGTATCCTCAGCCGGAGGAGCTTCACGCCGTTTAAATCCCGGCTCAGGCGTTCCGCCGCCGGTTTCATTAAGGAACAATGGGAAGGAACGCTGACCGCCAACGGCATGATCCGCTTCGCTCCCCTCTCTCTGGCCAGCGCCATCGCCGCCTCGACCGCGGGACGTTCCCCCCCGATGACGATCTGAACGGGAGAATTGATATTGGCCGCCGAAACGATGCCCTGGCCAGAAGCCGAACGGCAGATTTCCTCCACCGTCCTTCGGTCCAGACCGAGGACGGCCGCCATCGCCCCGATCCCGGCCGGAACGGCCTCCTGCATGTACCGCCCTCGGTTCCGGACAAGCGTTACGGCATCGGAGAAGGCCAATCCGCCGGAGGCGACCAGCGCGGTATACTCGCCCAGGCTGTGCCCGGCCAGCATGGAGGCCGAAAGCCCTTTTTCCTCCGCCCATCTCAGGGCCGCGAGGCTGGTCGTGAGAATCGCCGGCTGCGTATGCTCGGTCAGATCCAGCCGGTCGGCCGGGCCCTCATGACATAGCTTTGCGATATCAAAACCCAGCGCCTGCTGCGCCTCGCGGTAAACCTGTCGGGCCGCATCGGATGCCGCGTATAACTTTGCGCCCATTCCGACATATTGAGACCCCTGGCCTGGGAACAAAAATGCAACCGTCATCGTCAAAGTATTCAGATATTGCTTAAATCGGATCTCGAAGTCAACAAAAAAATATCGTTTTATCGCACGAAAACGAGCGGATGAACGGGAATGAGGGGGGTGCCTCCGCCGGGATGCCTTCGCCGTGGCGGAACCTTGGCCGCCCGGACCGGATCGCCTACCACCGGACAAGGGCCGAGGCCCAGGTTAAACCGGCGCCAAAGGCCTCGAACAGCAGCAGATCTCCGTCTTTGACGCGCCCTTGGCGAACCGCCTCGTCCAGGGCGATAGGGATCGACGCGGCCGACGTATTCCCGTACCGGTCCACATTGAGAACCACTTTATCCATGGCCAATCCCAGCCGCTGAGCCACCGCTTGAATGATCCGAAAGTTGGCCTGATGGGGAATCATCAGGGAGATGTCAGAGGGTTGAACATGAGCCGACTTGAGGGTTTCGTACACCGCTTCCTCCAAGGTCCGGACCGCCACTTTAAATGTTTCATTCCCTTTCATTTTAATATACGGCTTCCTTTCGGCCAGCATCGAAGGAGAGGGAGGGATGCGCGACCCTCCACCCGGCACCTGAATGAGATCCCACAGCCGGCCGTCGGAACGGAGATGGGTTGACAGGACCCCATGCTCGCTTTTCGTTCGCTGCAGGACGGCCGCCCCCGCGCCGTCCCCAAACAGGACGCAGGTATTTCGATCCGTCCAGTCGACGATCCGGGACATTACCTCGGTCCCGATGATCAGCACGTTTTTATAAACGCCGTTTCGGATGTACTGGTCGGCAATGGAAAGGGCGTACAGAAACCCGGAACAGGCGGCGGAAAGATCAAAGGCCGCCGCCTGAGGCGCCCCCAGCCGGTCTTGAACCAGGCAGGCCGTCGATGGGAAAAACATGTCCGGCGTGATGGTCGCCACCAGAATCAGGTCCAGATCTCTTTCATTCAGGCGGGCCATCTCCAGGGCCCGACGGGCCGCGGGGACCGCCAGGTCCGACGCCGCCTCGCCCGGGTCGGCGATCCGCCGCTCCCGGATGCCCGTTCGCTCCACGATCCAGTTTTCGGTCGTTTCCACCATCCGTTCCAGGTCCCGGTTCGTCATGACCCGTTCGGGAAGATAGGCGCCGGTACCGATGATTCGAGTTTTCATTCAGTCTCGTCTGAGCGATTGGAGGTATTCTTCGTGTACTTTGCTGTAAAGGGTCATGCTCTCTTCGATGTCTTTCTGAATCCGTTCATTCACCCGGCCTTCGGCCTGGGTCTTGGCCACGCGGACGGCATTCTTGATGGCCTTGGCCGACGATCGTCCGTGACAGATGATCGAGATTCCATTCACCCCCAAAAGCGGCGCCCCGCCGTACTCGGCATAATCCAGCCGTCGACGGAAACGCTGAAAGGCGGATCGGAGGAAGAAATAACCGAACTTTCCCCCGAACGTGGCCGCAATTTCACGCTTTAAAAGCTTCCCCAAGACATCCGCCAGACCCTCGCTGATTTTCAGGGCGACGTTTCCGATGAAACCGTCGCAGACGATCACATCGGCCGTCCCCGAATAGACATCGCGTCCCTCGACGTTTCCGATGAAATTCATGGGGCTCGCCTTCAGAATTTTAAACGCCTCTTTGGTCATTTCATTGCCCTTTGTATCCTCCTCGCCGATGCTGATCAAGCCGATTTTGGGATTCGACTTTTGCAGCACCCATTCGGCGTACTCATTTCCCATGATCGCGAATTGAAAAAGATTGAGGGGTTTACAATCGACATTGGCGCCGACGTCGAGCAGGATCGAGTAACCCAATAAGGTCGGCATGATGGTGGCAATCGCGGGCCGCTCCACACCCTGGAGCGGGCCCAGGATGTATAGCGCCGTGGCCATCGTGGCACCGCTGTTTCCTGCACTGATCACGGCCACGGCATCGCCTTTGCGGACCAGCTCGGTCGCCACCCAGATCGATGACTCCCGTTTTCGGCGGATCACGACGGACGGAGCCTCATCCATCTCCACTTTTTGAGCCGCGTGTACGATCGAAATGTCCAGACCCGAAGGGGAATGACGGTCTAATTCCTTCCCGAGAACGGCGGAATCCCCAACCAGGATAATACCGACCCCCAATTCCCGGGCGGCCAAGACCGCCCCTTCAACAATGGGTCCGGGCGCATCGTCCCCGCCCATTCCGTCGACGGCCAATTTCATGGTAATCGTCTTCACTGTTCGAGCCCCTTGGGTATCCGGCTTTTCTCCGCTATCTGGCTACGACTAGGATTCTTTGATCGCAATGATCGTCTGGCCTTTATAGGTCCCGCAATTCAGGCAGACATAATGAGGCCGCTTGGGTTCGTGACATTGAGGACAGGGAGCCAGGCTCGGGGCCCGTAATTTTTTATGGGTCCGTCGTTTATCTCTTCGGGATTTGGATATCTTGTGCTTTGGATGTGCCATAGGGAATCAACCTCACGTTATTTTTTGATGATTTTCTTCAATTTCTCCTGGAAACGGGTCATCGGGCGACGGACATCCTCCTCCACACAACCACAGGACGTTCGGTTCAAGTCCGCGCCGCATTGAGGGCAAAGTCCTCGACAGTTGGGCCGACACAACGGATAGGTCGGCAGGGACAACAAGACTTGCTCTCTGACCACATCGGTCAGATCGATGATGTCGCCCGAATAGACGTACTCATCCAGATCCTTTTCATCGAGCTCGTGCCATTCCCCAGCCAACCGGTCGGGCTTCACTTCCATCGGCACCACGGTCATTTCGAACGAGGAATGGACCGGATAGAAAAGGGCCTCCAAGCAGCGAACGCACTGCAACTTCGCATGGGCTTGGGCTTCTCCCGAAACATACACGGAATGATCCGTCGGGACCAGCCGGGCCCGAACCCGAATGGAACCCTCAAACTCGGCGCCGGGACTTTTCAGGTCGAGGGTCGCGGGATCCGCTTCGTAGTCAAGATCAAGCCCCTCTTGCGGGATTTCGGACCGATGAATCTGCATTTAAATCATATTAAAACTTTCAAATTATAGGGATCATGCGGCAATTTGTCAAGGAAATTGACCGCCTCGATGAATACACAATGCCGTATTGCAAATCACGCGGAAAAGCATGATAATGTATTTTTATGGAGATTTTCAACGCCCATTCTCCCGGAAAACTCCGCGTCGGTCTCCTCCTGTTTCTGACCCTGCTCGTGGGAGGGGTTTACCTCGGATTTCAGCTGATCCCATATTGGATGGACGCCTACGACATGAAAAATTTCCTGGACGAGAAAGCCCGCACGGGCCAATTGGTGTCGGACGACGAAATCCGCGGATCCATTATCGCCAAGGCGCATGAGTTAGGCATCGAATTGTCGGACCGGGATATCGATATCCATCGATCCTCAACAGACATGTCCATCTCGACCGCCTGGGAGCTGGATTATAATTTTTTCGGCCTTTACACTCATACGTTTACTTTCGCGCCCCAGGTCAACGTCAACTACCAATAAACCACGACCCGTCCAGAGGAGGCGCCGCCTGAGGACTCAACGTTAACAACGGGAAATCCCGTTCCCGATTAAAATGTCCGGCCGCCGCGATCATCGCGCCGTTATCCGTACAATAGGTCGGATTTGGTATGTAAAGCGATCGTCCGCTATCCTCACAGGCTTCGGTTAACCGTCGACGGAGAAGAGTGTTGGCGGCCACTCCACCCGTCACACACACGGATCGGACTCCGTATCGCTCCGCCGCCGAAACCGTTTTTTCGACCAGGACATCCACGATCGCCTGTTGAAAAGCGCCCGCAACGTCCGGGATGCTCAGGTCCGACCCATCCGGGAAACCCGATCGTTCCAGATAATAACGCAGAGACGTTTTCAAACCGCTGAAGCTCATATTCAATGAATCGTTATTAAGGTAAGGCCTTGGAAAGTTGATCCGCATGGAATTTCCCGCCCTGGATACCCGATCGATCGCCGGTCCCCCCGGGTAGGGCAAGCCCAACATCTTGGCTCCCTTATCAAAGGCTTCGCCCGCGGCATCGTCGATGGTCCACCCCACTAATTCAAAAGGACCTCGGGCCGGAACAAAGTAAATATTGGTATGTCCGCCGGAAACCACGAGGGCCACGGCGGGAAGATCAACGGTCCGGTTTTCCAAATGGACGGCCGCAATATGGCCTTCAAGATGATTCACCCCGATCAGCCGCAGCCGGTGACGATAGGCGAGGGCCTTTGCGAACGAAACACCCACCAGCAACGCGCCCATCAATCCGGGGCCTTGGGTCACCGCGACACCGGAGAGATCCCGAAGTCCGACACGGGCCTTGTCCAAGGCGGCACAGACCACGTCCGAGATCACGGCGGTATGTTGACGGCAGGCCAATTCCGGAACCACCCCCCCGTATCGTTGATGAACCGGCTCCTGTGAATACAAAACATTGGACAAAACCTCCCGTCCATCCTTAACGACAGCGGCGGCCGTTTCATCACACGATGTTTCGATACCTAACAGAAGCAAGCGGCCTCCTTGTGGATGCGTTGGACAAATCGCATCCAAAGCGCGGGCGGAATCCACATCCGTATGGCCTGGGTAAATGAAAAAGCTACGGCGGAAGATTCACATGTTTTTCTGACCCCTTGAGTGGTTTGCAGTCGATGATTATGCATTTCAAGGTGATTCACGGCCTGCAAATGAATCGGATCCATATGAATGGCCGTTGGGTGGACCCGATCAAAGGAAACTGGATACCGTTTTGAACAAGATAGAATTTTGGGGGGAGCGTGAATGTGGAAGAAAATCTAATGCTTCTCGGTCCTTCAAGCCTTGGCCCCGGGTTCTCATCCCGCCTCACTTTCTTCGGAGTCTCGTGCTAGATGCTTATCAAGCATCTTCGCCCGGGGAGCACCTCATTCCGCTATTTGCGTGTTGACCCAGCCGATCAGACCTCCGCCATAACCTCGTCTTCAACAAAGGCAAGTAAATTGTCCTTGAGGATCACCTTAATCCGCTTGGCATCTTTAAAGCGCCCCTTCAACAATTCCTCGGACAAAGGATCCCCGATGTTCTTCTGGATCACACGCCGCATCGGTCGCGCTCCATAAGCCGGCTCATAACCTTCTTTGGTCAGCCAAGCTTTGACCTCGGGTGTCACATCCAATTGGATACCGCGATCCGCAAGACGCTGATTGACCTCCTCGATCAGGATATCGACAATTTTAATCAGGTGCTGCATCTCGAGGGGATGGAAGACCACCACTTCATCGATTCGATTGAGAAACTCCGGATTGAAGCCCTTCTTCAACTCGGTGAGCACGTCATCTTTCATACGGACCCGTTTTTCCTCATCCGCATCTTTCTGAAAACCCAGCGTGGCCCCTTTATGGATTAGCTTGGTGCCAAGGTTCGAGGTCATGATCAGCACGGAATTTTTGAAGTCGACCTTGCGGCCGAGGCTATCGGTCAAGCAACCGTCTTCCAGAACCTGAAGAAGCATATGAAAGATTTCCGGGTGAGCCTTCTCAATCTCGTCGAACAAAACGACCGAATAAGGCCGACGACGAACCGTTTCAGTCAATTGGCCGCCCTCTTCGTATCCGACATAACCCGGCGGGGCCCCCACAAGTCGCGAACCCGTGAACTTCTCCATGTATTCCGACATGTCGATACGGATCAGGGCGTTCTCATCATCAAACAAGAACTCCGCCAGCGCCTTGGCCAGCTCGGTTTTACCCACGCCGGTCGGGCCCAGAAAGATGAACGACCCGATCGGTCGTTTGGCCTCCTTCAAACCGGCTCGGGAACGCCGGATGGCTCGACAGACGGCCGCAATCGCCTCTTCCTGTCCCACGATCCTTTTGTGAAGTTCCTCTTCCATGTGAAGAAGTTTCTGGGATTCCGCTTCCTCAAGTTTATACAAAGGAATTCCGGTCATCTTGGATACGACATATCCCACATCCTCCTTCGAGATCACGGGCCGGTTTTTTTCCTGACTTTTCTTCCATTCCCGCTTGGCTTCTTCCAGTAACCGTTTGTGCCGCTCCTCTTCCTCGCGAAGCTTGACAGCCTCTTCAAAATTTTGAAGCGTAACGGCCAATTCCTTATCGCGTGTGACCCGTTTTAATTCCTGCTCCAATGATTTAAGCTCCTCGGGCAGCGAATAACTCTTCATTTTGGCCCGCGAACCGGTTTCGTCGATCACATCGATGGCTTTATCCGGCATGAAGCGGTCCGTAATGTAACGGTCCGCGAGGCGCACGGCCTCTACGATCGCTTCTTCCGTAATCTCAACGCCGTGGTGCTCTTCATAGCGATCCCGGAGTCCTTTGATGATCCGAATTGTCTCATCCGCACTCGGCGGTTGAACAAAGATCGGCTGGAATCGCCGCTTTAGGGCGCCATCTTTCTCGATGTGCTTTCGGTATTCATCCAGCGTCGTGGCTCCGATGCATTGAATCTCACCCCGCGCGAGCGCCGGCTTGAGCATGTTGGACGCGTCAATGGAACCTTCGGCCGCGCCAGCCCCGACCAAGGTGTGAAGTTCGTCGATAAAAATGATGATATTCCCGGCTTGGACGATTTCCTTCATGACCACTTTAAGCCGCTCTTCAAATTGTCCCCGGTACTTGGTCCCCGCCACCAAAGAACCCAAGTCCAGGGCAATGACGCGTCGATTCAGGAGATTGTCCGGGACTTCGGTCGATACAATACGCTGGGCCAGACCTTCGACGATAGCGGTCTTGCCCACCCCGGATTCCCCGATCAGGGCCGGATTGTTTTTCGTCCGCCGACACAGGATCTGCAAAACGCGTTCAATTTCATCCGCCCGGCCGATCACGGGATCCAACGCTCCTTCACTGGCCAATTGGGTCAGATCTCTGCCGAATTCTTCCAAGGCAGGCGTATTGCTTTTCTTCTCGCGCTCGCGGGGTACGGACTTGCGGAGGAAATTAACCGTGAGTTGACGCGCGGTAAGCAGATTGGCGCCCAAGCTTCGTAGGATTTTCCCTCCGATGCCTTCTTCCTCCCGGAGGAGCCCTAGAAGGAGGTGTTCGCTCCCGATGTGATTAT is a window encoding:
- the fabG gene encoding 3-oxoacyl-[acyl-carrier-protein] reductase, with the translated sequence MTLKERVAIVTGGARGIGKAISQSLIQDGAHLVISDVNLGEAKQTADELATSGRRCLAVGADVTDGKGVAGMVDRAIREFGRIDILINNAGITRDGLLLRMKEEDWDLVLNVNLKGAFHCTKSVLPLMSKQRRGRIVNIASIVGVMGNAGQANYAASKAALIGFTKSVAREYAGRGITANAVAPGFIDTAMTQNLSSEVREGLMKQIPLGRLGTPQDIAHAVRFLVSEEAGYITGHVLHVNGGMLMV
- the fabD gene encoding ACP S-malonyltransferase; this encodes MTVAFLFPGQGSQYVGMGAKLYAASDAARQVYREAQQALGFDIAKLCHEGPADRLDLTEHTQPAILTTSLAALRWAEEKGLSASMLAGHSLGEYTALVASGGLAFSDAVTLVRNRGRYMQEAVPAGIGAMAAVLGLDRRTVEEICRSASGQGIVSAANINSPVQIVIGGERPAVEAAMALARERGAKRIMPLAVSVPSHCSLMKPAAERLSRDLNGVKLLRLRIPVVTNVDAVPITSGDLAKEALVRQLASPVLWVDTIQRMVQEGITTFVEIGPGTVLSGLVKRIAKEARTYHIEDPESLEETLGALAA
- a CDS encoding beta-ketoacyl-ACP synthase III, encoding MKTRIIGTGAYLPERVMTNRDLERMVETTENWIVERTGIRERRIADPGEAASDLAVPAARRALEMARLNERDLDLILVATITPDMFFPSTACLVQDRLGAPQAAAFDLSAACSGFLYALSIADQYIRNGVYKNVLIIGTEVMSRIVDWTDRNTCVLFGDGAGAAVLQRTKSEHGVLSTHLRSDGRLWDLIQVPGGGSRIPPSPSMLAERKPYIKMKGNETFKVAVRTLEEAVYETLKSAHVQPSDISLMIPHQANFRIIQAVAQRLGLAMDKVVLNVDRYGNTSAASIPIALDEAVRQGRVKDGDLLLFEAFGAGLTWASALVRW
- the plsX gene encoding phosphate acyltransferase PlsX yields the protein MKLAVDGMGGDDAPGPIVEGAVLAARELGVGIILVGDSAVLGKELDRHSPSGLDISIVHAAQKVEMDEAPSVVIRRKRESSIWVATELVRKGDAVAVISAGNSGATMATALYILGPLQGVERPAIATIMPTLLGYSILLDVGANVDCKPLNLFQFAIMGNEYAEWVLQKSNPKIGLISIGEEDTKGNEMTKEAFKILKASPMNFIGNVEGRDVYSGTADVIVCDGFIGNVALKISEGLADVLGKLLKREIAATFGGKFGYFFLRSAFQRFRRRLDYAEYGGAPLLGVNGISIICHGRSSAKAIKNAVRVAKTQAEGRVNERIQKDIEESMTLYSKVHEEYLQSLRRD
- the rpmF gene encoding 50S ribosomal protein L32, which codes for MAHPKHKISKSRRDKRRTHKKLRAPSLAPCPQCHEPKRPHYVCLNCGTYKGQTIIAIKES
- a CDS encoding DUF177 domain-containing protein, with protein sequence MQIHRSEIPQEGLDLDYEADPATLDLKSPGAEFEGSIRVRARLVPTDHSVYVSGEAQAHAKLQCVRCLEALFYPVHSSFEMTVVPMEVKPDRLAGEWHELDEKDLDEYVYSGDIIDLTDVVREQVLLSLPTYPLCRPNCRGLCPQCGADLNRTSCGCVEEDVRRPMTRFQEKLKKIIKK
- the tsaD gene encoding tRNA (adenosine(37)-N6)-threonylcarbamoyltransferase complex transferase subunit TsaD, whose product is MLLLGIETSCDETAAAVVKDGREVLSNVLYSQEPVHQRYGGVVPELACRQHTAVISDVVCAALDKARVGLRDLSGVAVTQGPGLMGALLVGVSFAKALAYRHRLRLIGVNHLEGHIAAVHLENRTVDLPAVALVVSGGHTNIYFVPARGPFELVGWTIDDAAGEAFDKGAKMLGLPYPGGPAIDRVSRAGNSMRINFPRPYLNNDSLNMSFSGLKTSLRYYLERSGFPDGSDLSIPDVAGAFQQAIVDVLVEKTVSAAERYGVRSVCVTGGVAANTLLRRRLTEACEDSGRSLYIPNPTYCTDNGAMIAAAGHFNRERDFPLLTLSPQAAPPLDGSWFIGS
- a CDS encoding ATP-dependent Clp protease ATP-binding subunit is translated as MFERFTDKGRKIIILAREEAERHQNDYLGTEHLALAILRETDGIALAILKKMGLSPEQVRLEIERNLPSGGSTMTFGEIPFTPRVKKVIEFAVEEARLLGHNHIGSEHLLLGLLREEEGIGGKILRSLGANLLTARQLTVNFLRKSVPREREKKSNTPALEEFGRDLTQLASEGALDPVIGRADEIERVLQILCRRTKNNPALIGESGVGKTAIVEGLAQRIVSTEVPDNLLNRRVIALDLGSLVAGTKYRGQFEERLKVVMKEIVQAGNIIIFIDELHTLVGAGAAEGSIDASNMLKPALARGEIQCIGATTLDEYRKHIEKDGALKRRFQPIFVQPPSADETIRIIKGLRDRYEEHHGVEITEEAIVEAVRLADRYITDRFMPDKAIDVIDETGSRAKMKSYSLPEELKSLEQELKRVTRDKELAVTLQNFEEAVKLREEEERHKRLLEEAKREWKKSQEKNRPVISKEDVGYVVSKMTGIPLYKLEEAESQKLLHMEEELHKRIVGQEEAIAAVCRAIRRSRAGLKEAKRPIGSFIFLGPTGVGKTELAKALAEFLFDDENALIRIDMSEYMEKFTGSRLVGAPPGYVGYEEGGQLTETVRRRPYSVVLFDEIEKAHPEIFHMLLQVLEDGCLTDSLGRKVDFKNSVLIMTSNLGTKLIHKGATLGFQKDADEEKRVRMKDDVLTELKKGFNPEFLNRIDEVVVFHPLEMQHLIKIVDILIEEVNQRLADRGIQLDVTPEVKAWLTKEGYEPAYGARPMRRVIQKNIGDPLSEELLKGRFKDAKRIKVILKDNLLAFVEDEVMAEV